A genomic segment from Streptomyces sp. NBC_00237 encodes:
- a CDS encoding pentapeptide repeat-containing protein, with product MPEAEAVTTSDLRSDCGSCFGLCCVALTLTKSSDFAIDKPAGKPCPNLGEDFGCGIHSKLRGEGFSGCTVYDCFGAGQKLSQVTFGGVGWREEPGSAELMFPLLPVMKQLHELLWYVGDGLRRGAARPVWGELGVLRDETEALTRGSAEELVALDAEGHRLRVNGVLVRVGELVRGEWAAQVPPAKKKGKKRRVDFRGADLMGARRAGADLRGMNFRGAYLIAADLSGADLRGAEVIGADFRDADVRGADLSEALFLTQTQVNAGRGDLATRIPDGLVRPGHWVG from the coding sequence ATGCCCGAGGCCGAGGCCGTGACGACGTCCGATCTGCGTTCCGATTGCGGGAGTTGCTTCGGGTTGTGCTGTGTGGCGTTGACGTTGACGAAGTCGTCGGACTTCGCCATCGACAAGCCTGCCGGGAAGCCGTGCCCGAATTTGGGGGAGGACTTCGGGTGTGGGATCCACTCGAAGTTGCGGGGGGAGGGGTTTTCCGGGTGCACGGTCTACGACTGTTTCGGGGCGGGGCAGAAGTTGTCGCAGGTCACCTTTGGCGGGGTGGGGTGGCGGGAGGAGCCCGGGAGTGCGGAGTTGATGTTTCCGCTGTTGCCGGTGATGAAGCAGTTGCACGAGTTGCTTTGGTACGTGGGGGATGGGCTGCGGCGGGGGGCCGCACGGCCCGTGTGGGGGGAGCTGGGGGTGTTGCGGGACGAGACGGAGGCGCTCACGCGGGGGAGTGCGGAGGAGCTCGTCGCGTTGGATGCGGAAGGGCATCGGCTGAGGGTGAACGGGGTGTTGGTGAGGGTGGGGGAGTTGGTGCGGGGGGAGTGGGCGGCGCAGGTGCCGCCCGCGAAGAAGAAGGGGAAGAAGCGGCGGGTCGACTTCCGGGGGGCGGACCTGATGGGCGCCCGCCGCGCGGGGGCGGACCTGCGGGGGATGAACTTCCGGGGGGCCTATTTGATCGCCGCCGATTTGAGCGGGGCTGACCTGCGGGGGGCCGAGGTGATCGGGGCGGACTTCCGGGATGCGGATGTGCGGGGGGCCGATCTGAGTGAGGCGTTGTTCTTGACGCAGACGCAGGTGAACGCGGGGCGGGGGGACCTGGCCACGCGGATTCCCGACGGGCTGGTGCGGCCGGGGCATTGGGTGGGGTGA
- a CDS encoding DUF3558 domain-containing protein, with the protein MPRQAGGKAVGRAGGKTGVRAYAKASAPGIALLAALAAGVTGCSGTVPGTDAASDAKPGESAAPAAPPGKYRTLPEPCRIIDRGTLKAMLPGAAALPEEQQQKLLAGEPAVTYDTDRRVGCHWKAESPEATHLLTVAFERVVSYDSAVSDDDRAQAVYTEQLVAADLPAPVDPPADAPPASSAPPASPTPTGTTTAGTAGTSGSTGAPDTTGLQPRTLGGLGDAAFLDDVTAPGGSTAAKDRTVSVVFRTSNVIVSVKYGEQPGRPDQLPDGRALQDRAQVLARKLAEQFSNSE; encoded by the coding sequence GTGCCACGACAGGCGGGCGGCAAGGCGGTCGGCAGGGCTGGCGGCAAGACCGGCGTCAGGGCCTACGCGAAGGCGTCCGCGCCCGGCATCGCGCTCCTCGCGGCCCTCGCCGCAGGGGTCACCGGCTGCTCCGGCACGGTCCCCGGCACGGACGCCGCGAGCGACGCCAAGCCCGGCGAGTCCGCCGCTCCGGCCGCTCCCCCCGGCAAGTACCGCACCCTCCCCGAGCCCTGCCGGATCATCGACCGGGGCACGCTGAAGGCCATGCTGCCGGGTGCGGCGGCGCTCCCCGAGGAGCAGCAGCAGAAGCTCCTCGCGGGCGAGCCTGCGGTGACGTACGACACGGACCGCCGGGTCGGCTGCCACTGGAAGGCGGAGTCCCCGGAGGCCACGCACCTGCTGACCGTGGCCTTCGAGCGGGTCGTCTCGTACGACTCCGCGGTGAGCGACGACGACCGCGCCCAGGCCGTCTACACCGAGCAGTTGGTCGCCGCCGACCTGCCCGCCCCGGTCGACCCGCCGGCCGACGCGCCGCCCGCCTCTTCCGCCCCTCCCGCATCCCCGACCCCCACCGGAACGACCACCGCGGGCACCGCCGGGACCTCTGGTTCCACCGGCGCTCCCGACACGACCGGGCTCCAGCCGCGTACCCTCGGCGGTCTCGGGGACGCCGCGTTCCTCGACGACGTGACCGCACCGGGCGGGTCGACGGCGGCCAAGGACCGTACGGTCTCGGTCGTCTTCCGTACGTCCAACGTGATCGTCAGCGTCAAGTACGGCGAGCAGCCGGGCCGACCCGATCAGCTTCCGGACGGCCGGGCGCTCCAGGACCGGGCGCAGGTACTGGCCCGTAAGCTCGCCGAGCAGTTCTCCAACAGCGAATAG
- a CDS encoding FAD-dependent oxidoreductase: MPTSPSQEPFQGPSQGPSQGSPAPAPAPDAIVVGAGPAGLLLAGDLAAAGLRVTLVERRAHTAGNLTRAFAVHARTLEVLDARGLADDLLKTGRRLTELNLFGSLALDLSRLRSRFPLVLITPQYEVERLLERRARAAGVDFRYATELLDITPHTTGVTARLRSSDGGDFDLTAPYLVGADGVRSRVRESLGLPFPGEAVITSMILSDVRLTDEPDAVLTVGGRGDSFAFMVPFGDGYYRVMGWSRHHEADESDPVELSEIQEIARTALGTDHGLHDPRFLSRFHSDERQVPSYRVGRVFLTGDAAHVHSPAGGMGMNTGIQDAANLSWKLAAVLRGRAEDELLDTYHAERHPVGAMVLRVSGTMVRVAMAHTPLQRTGRTLATRLAGTLRPLSGRAMRMISGIGISYGSGRGEHPLVGRRVPDLALAEGRLYELLRKGEYVLVASADGPVPRELPPHTVRAHWSRGSSLLVRPDGYAAWAAYEPSRRRRKQRQREG, encoded by the coding sequence ATGCCGACCTCACCCTCCCAGGAACCCTTCCAAGGCCCCTCCCAAGGCCCCTCCCAGGGCAGCCCGGCCCCCGCGCCCGCCCCCGACGCGATCGTCGTCGGCGCGGGCCCCGCAGGGCTCCTCCTCGCGGGCGACCTGGCCGCCGCGGGCCTGCGCGTCACCCTGGTCGAACGCCGCGCCCACACCGCGGGCAACCTCACCCGCGCCTTCGCCGTGCACGCCCGCACCCTGGAGGTCCTCGACGCGCGCGGCCTCGCCGACGACCTCCTCAAGACCGGCCGCAGGCTCACCGAACTCAACCTCTTCGGCTCGCTCGCCCTGGACCTCTCCCGCCTCCGCTCCCGCTTCCCCCTGGTCCTCATCACCCCGCAGTACGAGGTGGAACGACTCCTGGAACGCCGGGCACGGGCCGCCGGAGTCGACTTCCGTTACGCCACGGAACTGCTCGACATCACCCCGCACACGACGGGCGTCACGGCCCGGTTGCGGTCCTCCGACGGCGGCGACTTCGACCTCACCGCCCCCTACCTGGTCGGCGCGGACGGCGTACGCAGCCGCGTGCGGGAGTCGCTCGGGCTGCCGTTCCCCGGCGAGGCCGTGATCACCTCCATGATCCTCTCCGACGTACGCCTCACCGACGAACCCGATGCGGTCCTCACGGTCGGCGGACGCGGCGACTCCTTCGCCTTCATGGTCCCGTTCGGCGACGGCTACTACCGCGTCATGGGCTGGTCCCGACACCACGAGGCCGACGAGTCCGACCCCGTCGAACTCTCCGAGATCCAGGAGATCGCCCGCACGGCACTCGGCACGGACCACGGCCTGCACGACCCCCGCTTCCTCTCCCGCTTCCACAGCGACGAACGCCAGGTCCCCTCGTACCGCGTCGGCCGGGTCTTCCTCACCGGCGACGCCGCACACGTGCACTCCCCGGCCGGGGGCATGGGCATGAACACGGGCATCCAGGACGCCGCGAACCTCTCCTGGAAGCTGGCCGCGGTACTGCGCGGCCGGGCGGAGGACGAACTCCTCGACACCTACCACGCGGAACGCCACCCGGTCGGCGCGATGGTCCTGCGGGTCAGCGGAACCATGGTCCGCGTCGCGATGGCCCACACCCCCCTCCAGCGCACCGGCCGCACCCTCGCCACCCGCCTGGCGGGAACCCTGCGCCCCCTCTCCGGACGGGCGATGCGGATGATCTCGGGAATCGGCATCTCGTACGGATCGGGCCGAGGGGAACACCCCCTGGTCGGCCGCCGCGTCCCCGACCTGGCCCTGGCCGAGGGCCGCCTCTACGAACTCCTCCGCAAGGGCGAGTACGTCCTGGTCGCCTCGGCGGACGGCCCGGTCCCCCGAGAACTCCCGCCCCACACGGTCCGGGCCCACTGGTCGAGGGGCTCCTCCCTGCTGGTCCGCCCGGACGGCTACGCGGCGTGGGCGGCGTACGAACCGAGCCGCCGCCGGCGAAAGCAGCGGCAGCGCGAGGGGTAG
- a CDS encoding DUF3558 domain-containing protein has translation MYRKAPRIARILTCAVAAPALLVVAGCSSDSGSGSGADGGKKESGAAQQQKKPSAPPTVAPAKFTALPDACKALKKETTEDLVPEADKAAGVADESSDPQTRRGCSWGGLDDKGVKGSQYHYLTYSLQLFESNQALGSGETRATQYVTKQVNKVQGKEGVKDVRANPADGIGDQASTIVYGAREAGTDFQHAVVVARTGNVVVTLDYNGAGYAGTKAPDPADLLKGAQKATTEVVESIAAANK, from the coding sequence ATGTACCGAAAAGCCCCCCGTATCGCCCGCATACTGACCTGCGCGGTGGCCGCCCCGGCACTGCTCGTCGTGGCCGGCTGTTCGTCGGACTCCGGTTCTGGTTCCGGTGCGGACGGCGGGAAGAAGGAGTCGGGCGCGGCGCAGCAGCAGAAGAAGCCGTCGGCGCCGCCGACCGTGGCTCCGGCGAAGTTCACCGCGCTGCCCGACGCCTGCAAGGCGTTGAAGAAGGAGACGACCGAGGACCTGGTGCCGGAGGCCGACAAGGCGGCGGGCGTGGCGGACGAGTCGTCGGACCCGCAGACGCGTCGGGGCTGCTCGTGGGGCGGTCTGGACGACAAGGGCGTCAAGGGTTCGCAGTACCACTACCTGACGTACTCGCTCCAGCTCTTCGAGTCGAACCAGGCGCTGGGCAGCGGTGAGACGCGCGCCACCCAGTACGTGACCAAGCAGGTCAACAAGGTGCAGGGCAAGGAGGGCGTGAAGGACGTGCGCGCCAATCCGGCCGACGGCATCGGTGACCAGGCTTCCACGATCGTGTACGGGGCGCGCGAGGCCGGTACGGACTTCCAGCACGCGGTCGTGGTCGCCCGTACCGGCAACGTCGTCGTCACCCTGGACTACAACGGCGCGGGCTACGCGGGCACGAAGGCACCGGACCCGGCGGACCTGCTGAAGGGTGCGCAGAAGGCGACGACGGAGGTCGTGGAGTCGATCGCCGCGGCGAACAAGTAG
- a CDS encoding DUF2637 domain-containing protein, translating to MAAMQLTRTHRILIGVVVAGAVIIAGIGFAGSYAAVRELAEEKGFGSFSLVFPIGIDAGICVLLALDLLLTWMRIPFPLLRQTAWLLTAATIAFNGAASWPDPLGVGMHAVIPILFVVSVEAARHAVGRIADITADKHMEGVRLTRWLLSPLPTFKLWRRMKLWELRSYEQVIKLEQDRLIYQARLQARFGRSWKRKAPVEALMPLRLAKYGIPLADTGPAGLAAAGIEPVLLPPAPEVASSSAPALPAAREPHEARAAREVRAAEGDQGPIAEGAAPVVNLKKDDAVREAPEAVGAPEAPGAPVVEQPQPQPQPQPGQDHPSPWFAAPVPAQQGQGGYVAEQYAASGEPVMVPAGPGRSRPLGGYDPDFDAEFGPDFAASGAAADADFVLDDDAYYEAFRKCAIENGAFPTPLQFGSYLVDLYGQELPLDELEMYAKRYEEQFQLALDEHTP from the coding sequence GTGGCCGCGATGCAGCTGACTCGCACGCACCGCATACTGATCGGTGTGGTGGTCGCCGGTGCGGTGATCATCGCGGGCATCGGTTTCGCGGGCTCCTACGCGGCGGTGCGCGAGCTGGCCGAGGAGAAGGGGTTCGGCAGCTTCTCGCTCGTCTTCCCGATCGGCATCGACGCGGGCATCTGCGTGCTGCTCGCCCTGGACCTGCTGCTGACCTGGATGCGGATTCCGTTTCCGCTCCTGCGGCAGACCGCGTGGCTGCTGACTGCGGCGACGATCGCCTTCAACGGTGCGGCTTCCTGGCCCGACCCGCTGGGCGTGGGCATGCACGCCGTGATTCCGATTCTGTTCGTGGTGTCGGTCGAGGCGGCTCGTCACGCGGTGGGGCGGATCGCGGACATCACAGCCGACAAGCACATGGAGGGCGTACGGCTGACGCGCTGGCTGCTCTCCCCCTTGCCCACGTTCAAGCTGTGGCGGCGGATGAAGCTGTGGGAGCTGCGCAGTTACGAGCAGGTCATCAAGCTGGAGCAGGACCGCCTCATCTACCAGGCCCGCCTCCAGGCCCGCTTCGGCCGCTCCTGGAAGCGGAAGGCCCCCGTCGAGGCCCTGATGCCGCTGCGCCTCGCGAAGTACGGCATCCCGCTCGCGGACACCGGCCCGGCGGGGCTGGCGGCGGCGGGCATCGAGCCCGTCCTGCTTCCGCCCGCGCCCGAGGTGGCGTCGAGCTCGGCCCCTGCGCTCCCTGCGGCGCGGGAGCCCCATGAGGCGCGTGCGGCTCGTGAGGTTCGTGCGGCGGAGGGTGACCAGGGGCCGATAGCCGAGGGGGCGGCCCCCGTGGTGAACCTGAAGAAGGACGATGCGGTACGGGAGGCTCCGGAGGCCGTCGGGGCTCCTGAGGCCCCCGGGGCCCCGGTCGTCGAACAGCCCCAGCCGCAGCCGCAGCCGCAGCCGGGTCAGGACCACCCGAGCCCGTGGTTCGCCGCTCCGGTCCCGGCCCAGCAGGGCCAGGGCGGATACGTGGCGGAGCAGTACGCCGCTTCCGGCGAGCCCGTGATGGTGCCCGCAGGACCCGGCCGCAGCCGCCCGCTCGGGGGCTACGACCCGGACTTCGACGCCGAGTTCGGCCCGGACTTCGCGGCGAGCGGCGCTGCGGCGGACGCGGATTTCGTGCTGGACGACGACGCGTACTACGAGGCTTTCCGCAAGTGCGCGATCGAGAACGGGGCGTTCCCGACGCCGCTCCAGTTCGGCTCGTACCTGGTCGACCTGTACGGACAGGAACTGCCGCTGGACGAGCTGGAGATGTACGCGAAGCGGTACGAGGAGCAGTTCCAGCTCGCGCTGGACGAGCACACTCCTTAG
- a CDS encoding RtcB family protein → MSYVEVPGAKVPIRMWTDPATVDDGAMQQLRNVATLPWIKGLAVMPDVHYGKGATVGSVIAMQGAVCPAAVGVDIGCGMSAVRTSLTANDLPGDLSRLRSKIEQAIPVGRGMHDDPVDPGRLHGFPTAGWDDFWGRFEGVADAVKFRRERALKQMGTLGSGNHFVELCVDMSDSVWLMLHSGSRNIGKELADHHIGQAQKLPHNQGLVDRDLAVFIADTPQMAAYRNDLFWAQEYAKHNRAIMMGLFMDVVRREFKKAKVTFEPVISAHHNYVAEERYDGMDLLVTRKGAIRAGSGEFGIIPGSMGTGSYIVKGLGNVASFNSASHGAGRRMSRTAAKRRFSTKDLAEQTQGVECRKDSGVVDEIPGAYKPIEKVIDQQRDLVEVVAKLKQVICVKG, encoded by the coding sequence ATGTCGTACGTAGAGGTACCGGGGGCCAAGGTCCCCATCCGGATGTGGACCGACCCGGCGACGGTCGACGACGGCGCGATGCAGCAGCTCCGCAACGTCGCCACGCTCCCCTGGATCAAGGGCCTGGCCGTCATGCCGGACGTGCACTACGGCAAGGGCGCGACGGTCGGCTCGGTGATCGCGATGCAGGGGGCGGTGTGTCCGGCGGCGGTGGGCGTGGACATCGGCTGCGGCATGTCGGCGGTCAGGACGTCGCTGACCGCGAACGACCTCCCCGGCGACCTGTCCCGCCTGCGCTCGAAGATCGAGCAGGCGATTCCGGTCGGGCGGGGGATGCACGACGACCCGGTCGACCCGGGGCGGCTGCACGGGTTTCCGACGGCGGGTTGGGACGACTTCTGGGGGAGGTTCGAGGGGGTCGCGGACGCGGTGAAGTTCCGGCGGGAGCGGGCGCTGAAGCAAATGGGAACACTTGGATCCGGCAACCACTTTGTCGAGCTGTGTGTTGATATGTCCGATTCGGTCTGGCTCATGCTGCACTCCGGCTCCCGGAACATCGGCAAGGAGCTGGCCGACCACCACATCGGGCAGGCCCAGAAGCTCCCGCACAACCAGGGCCTGGTCGACCGTGACCTGGCGGTCTTCATTGCGGACACCCCCCAGATGGCGGCGTACCGCAATGACCTCTTCTGGGCGCAGGAGTACGCGAAGCACAACCGGGCCATCATGATGGGCCTCTTCATGGATGTGGTTCGTCGCGAATTCAAGAAAGCAAAGGTGACCTTCGAGCCGGTCATTTCCGCTCACCACAACTACGTCGCGGAGGAGCGCTACGACGGGATGGACCTCTTGGTCACCCGGAAGGGCGCGATCCGGGCCGGGTCCGGGGAGTTCGGGATCATCCCGGGCTCGATGGGGACGGGCTCGTACATCGTGAAGGGCCTCGGCAACGTGGCGTCCTTCAACTCCGCCTCGCACGGTGCGGGCCGCCGGATGAGCCGGACTGCGGCCAAGCGGCGCTTCTCCACCAAGGACTTGGCGGAGCAGACGCAGGGCGTGGAGTGCCGCAAGGACTCGGGTGTGGTGGACGAGATCCCGGGTGCTTACAAGCCGATCGAGAAGGTCATCGACCAGCAGCGGGACCTGGTGGAGGTCGTCGCGAAGCTGAAGCAGGTCATCTGCGTGAAGGGCTGA
- the lysS gene encoding lysine--tRNA ligase, translating to MPTVPQSSTPETDWVSRFADEVIAESERRAPGKPVVVASGLSPSGPIHLGNLREVMTPHLVADEVRRRGHEVRHLISWDDYDRYRKVPNGVPGIDESWAEHIGKPLTSVPAPAGSAYPNWAEHFKAPMVAALAELGVEFDGISQTEQYTAGTYREQVLHAMKHRADIDAVLDRYRTKKDPATAGKKPKQQKPVDEAELEAAEGSGAASEDDGTSGGAYYPYKPYCGQCERDLTTVTSYDDESTELAYTCVCGFAETVFLKEFNRGKLVWKVDWPMRWAYEGVIFEPSGVDHSSPGSSFVVGGQIVREVFDGVQPIGPMYAFVGISGMAKMSSSKGGVPTPGDALKIMEAPLLRWLYARRRPNQSFKIAFDQEIQRLYDEWDKLSSKVADGSVLPADAAAYSRAVGTAAGELPRTPRPLSYRTLASVADITAGAEDQTLRILSELDPTDPIASLDEVRPRLDRAESWITAYVPEESRTLVREEPDAAALAELGDADRESLRLLVEGLDSHWSLDGLTTLVYGVPKIQAGLAADAKPTPELKVAQRTFFALLYQLLVGRDTGPRLPTLLLAVGAERVRKLLGA from the coding sequence GTGCCGACCGTGCCCCAGAGCAGCACCCCCGAGACCGACTGGGTCTCCCGTTTCGCGGACGAGGTCATCGCCGAGTCGGAGCGTCGTGCCCCTGGCAAACCCGTCGTCGTCGCGTCCGGCCTCTCCCCGTCGGGCCCGATCCACCTCGGCAACCTCCGCGAGGTCATGACCCCGCACCTGGTCGCCGACGAGGTCCGCCGCCGTGGGCACGAGGTCCGCCACCTCATCTCCTGGGACGACTACGACCGGTACCGCAAGGTTCCGAACGGCGTCCCCGGCATCGACGAGTCCTGGGCCGAGCACATCGGCAAGCCCCTGACCTCGGTGCCCGCCCCGGCCGGTTCCGCGTACCCGAACTGGGCCGAGCACTTCAAGGCCCCGATGGTGGCGGCTCTGGCGGAGCTCGGCGTGGAGTTCGACGGGATCAGCCAGACCGAGCAGTACACCGCCGGTACGTACCGCGAGCAGGTGCTCCACGCGATGAAGCACCGCGCGGACATCGACGCCGTACTGGACCGCTACCGGACGAAGAAGGACCCGGCGACGGCGGGCAAGAAGCCCAAGCAGCAGAAGCCGGTCGACGAGGCCGAGCTGGAGGCCGCGGAGGGCTCCGGCGCGGCGTCCGAGGACGACGGGACGAGCGGCGGCGCGTACTACCCGTACAAGCCGTACTGCGGCCAGTGCGAGCGCGACCTCACCACGGTCACCTCGTACGACGACGAGTCGACCGAGCTGGCGTACACCTGCGTGTGCGGCTTCGCGGAGACCGTCTTCCTGAAGGAGTTCAACCGAGGCAAGCTGGTCTGGAAGGTCGACTGGCCGATGCGCTGGGCGTACGAGGGCGTGATCTTCGAGCCCAGCGGCGTCGACCACTCCTCGCCCGGCTCCTCCTTCGTGGTCGGCGGGCAGATCGTGCGCGAGGTCTTCGACGGCGTGCAGCCGATCGGGCCGATGTACGCGTTCGTGGGCATCTCCGGGATGGCGAAGATGTCGTCCTCGAAGGGCGGCGTGCCGACGCCCGGCGACGCGCTGAAGATCATGGAGGCGCCGCTGCTGCGCTGGCTGTACGCGCGGCGTCGCCCGAACCAGTCGTTCAAGATCGCCTTCGACCAGGAGATCCAGCGGCTGTACGACGAGTGGGACAAGCTCTCGTCGAAGGTCGCGGACGGATCGGTGCTCCCGGCCGACGCGGCGGCGTACTCGCGGGCGGTGGGGACCGCCGCCGGTGAGCTGCCGAGGACGCCGCGCCCGCTGTCGTACCGGACGCTGGCGTCGGTCGCCGACATCACGGCCGGTGCCGAGGACCAGACGCTGCGCATCCTGAGCGAGCTGGACCCGACGGACCCGATCGCCTCGCTGGACGAGGTGCGGCCCCGGCTCGACCGGGCGGAGTCGTGGATCACGGCGTACGTCCCGGAGGAGTCGCGGACGCTCGTGCGGGAGGAGCCGGACGCGGCTGCTCTGGCGGAGCTCGGGGACGCCGACCGCGAGTCGCTCCGCCTCCTCGTCGAGGGGCTCGACTCGCACTGGTCGCTGGACGGGCTCACGACGCTCGTGTACGGCGTGCCGAAGATCCAGGCGGGGCTGGCGGCGGACGCGAAGCCGACGCCGGAGCTGAAGGTGGCCCAGCGGACCTTCTTCGCGCTGCTGTACCAGCTGCTGGTCGGCCGGGACACGGGCCCGAGGCTGCCGACGCTGCTGCTGGCGGTGGGGGCGGAGAGGGTACGGAAGCTTCTGGGCGCGTAG
- a CDS encoding YnfA family protein, translating to MLVARSAALFAVAALFEIGGAWLVWQGVREHKGWIWIGAGVVALGLYGFVATLQADGDFGRILAAYGGVFVAGSIAWGMVADGYRPDRWDVIGALVCLLGMALIMYAPRDR from the coding sequence ATGCTCGTCGCCCGCTCAGCAGCACTCTTCGCCGTCGCCGCACTCTTCGAGATCGGCGGCGCCTGGCTGGTCTGGCAGGGCGTCCGCGAGCACAAGGGCTGGATCTGGATCGGCGCGGGCGTCGTCGCCCTCGGCCTGTACGGCTTCGTCGCGACCCTCCAGGCCGACGGCGACTTCGGCCGCATCCTCGCCGCGTACGGCGGCGTCTTCGTCGCGGGCTCCATCGCCTGGGGAATGGTCGCCGACGGCTACCGCCCCGACCGCTGGGACGTCATCGGCGCCCTGGTCTGCCTCCTGGGCATGGCCTTGATCATGTACGCCCCAAGAGACCGCTGA
- a CDS encoding SDR family NAD(P)-dependent oxidoreductase codes for MPSAPIAVITGASSGIGAATARRLAASGYRVVLTARRKDRIEVLAEELTAAGHQAMPYALDVTDRAAVDEFATAFRTIAVLVNNAGGALGADPIATADPADWRQMYETNVLGTLNLTQALLPALTASGDGTVVILSSTAGHATYENGGGYVAAKHGAHVLAETLRLEIVGTPVRVVEIAPGMVKTDEFALTRFNGDTEKAAKVYAGVANPLTADDVAETITWAVTRPSHVNIDLLVVRPRAQASNTKVHRDL; via the coding sequence ATGCCCAGCGCCCCCATCGCCGTCATCACCGGAGCGAGCAGCGGAATCGGCGCTGCCACGGCCCGCCGACTGGCCGCCTCGGGCTACCGGGTGGTCCTCACGGCCCGCCGCAAGGACCGCATCGAGGTCCTCGCCGAGGAACTGACGGCCGCCGGACACCAGGCGATGCCGTACGCCCTGGACGTCACCGACCGCGCCGCCGTCGACGAGTTCGCCACGGCCTTCCGCACCATCGCCGTCCTCGTCAACAACGCGGGCGGCGCACTCGGCGCCGACCCCATCGCCACGGCGGACCCCGCCGACTGGCGCCAGATGTACGAGACCAACGTCCTGGGCACCCTCAACCTCACCCAGGCACTCCTCCCCGCCCTCACCGCGTCCGGCGACGGCACCGTCGTCATCCTCTCCTCCACCGCGGGCCACGCCACGTACGAGAACGGCGGCGGGTACGTGGCCGCCAAGCACGGCGCGCACGTCCTCGCGGAAACCCTCCGCCTGGAAATCGTCGGCACCCCGGTCCGGGTCGTCGAGATCGCCCCCGGCATGGTCAAGACCGACGAATTCGCCCTGACCCGCTTCAACGGCGACACCGAGAAAGCCGCCAAGGTCTACGCGGGCGTGGCCAACCCCCTCACCGCCGACGACGTCGCCGAAACCATCACCTGGGCCGTCACCCGCCCCAGCCACGTCAACATCGACCTCCTGGTCGTCCGCCCCCGCGCCCAGGCGTCCAACACGAAGGTCCACCGCGACCTCTGA